From the genome of Sulfurimonas sp., one region includes:
- a CDS encoding ATP-binding protein — MRKIPFTVSARTARLIGRENIASSKGAIVELVKNCYDADSPIAIIYFKRIIETVIEKEIIDGKEVDVENKVDKSELFIIDAGEGMTEQIIKKHWMTIGTNNKESDFFTKSGRVKAGAKGIGRFALDKLGDKCEMITKFNPKVHKDVDDNGQDTNFKAYQWEVDWTDFEGAGKTIDQVSATLIGAEELDLKDYLLNEINDENIKNVIQNYSFEYGTIFKISSLRDEWEDFYVEQVFNDLEVLVPPKEQNTFELYLYSSENPNEYGQLIGSICDDYDYKLVAKADENQKVSIRIYREEYDLERINPKLFDYQEMKEDKFTLKSFQKGYWDKETTFSKLLPGYEEVDAKNNLGNIGTFEFTLYFMKKDYLTKDIEKFFYKKFNSNERKAWLDKFGGIKIFRDDFRVRPYGESKDSAFDWLGLGGIKSKSPAPIAHKSRGWKVGPSHISGAINISRIGNINFQDKSSREGLQENESFKIFKEIIISIIKVFEKDRAQIAYMMNKLDYDVNFDRRQQEEADKLAKRILEEQERRRKNNKSGTEEDSEKIQLAQSNKDKDAKIEKLEDEQKTLRGMASSGIVIASFTHELGNLNEKLQSRMEKLKQLFARKVSEDTFQDVQDYMNPYILMEEMQKQDNKLSNWLKFSLASARRDKRKRKKINLINYFENFKNSWESVLQHRHITFKLNILKKDLYEMRFFEIDIDSIYNNLLVNSIEAMSKEKTREITISLNSNDKEIIIDYTDTGKGLSKDIENPYDIFEPLYTTKRNKHTGEVIGTGLGMWIIKTIVKDYDGSYSLVYPKNGGFGLRISFIKKYLNRS, encoded by the coding sequence ATGCGAAAAATCCCATTTACAGTATCAGCTAGAACAGCGAGATTAATTGGTAGAGAAAATATTGCCTCATCTAAAGGCGCTATTGTTGAGCTAGTAAAAAACTGTTATGATGCAGATAGTCCTATTGCCATAATATATTTTAAAAGAATAATTGAAACTGTTATTGAAAAAGAAATTATAGATGGAAAAGAAGTAGACGTAGAAAATAAAGTTGATAAAAGTGAGTTGTTTATTATTGATGCTGGTGAAGGTATGACGGAGCAAATAATAAAAAAACATTGGATGACTATAGGAACTAATAATAAAGAATCAGATTTTTTTACAAAAAGTGGAAGAGTCAAAGCTGGAGCTAAAGGAATAGGACGATTTGCATTAGATAAACTTGGTGATAAATGTGAGATGATTACAAAGTTTAATCCTAAAGTCCATAAAGATGTGGATGACAATGGTCAAGATACAAACTTTAAGGCTTATCAATGGGAAGTAGATTGGACTGACTTTGAAGGTGCTGGAAAAACTATTGATCAAGTTAGTGCGACATTGATTGGTGCAGAAGAATTAGATTTAAAAGATTATTTATTAAATGAAATTAATGATGAAAATATTAAGAATGTAATACAAAACTATAGTTTTGAATATGGGACCATATTTAAAATTAGTAGTTTAAGAGATGAGTGGGAAGACTTTTATGTAGAACAGGTTTTTAATGATTTAGAAGTATTAGTTCCCCCAAAAGAACAAAATACTTTTGAGTTATATCTTTATAGTAGTGAAAATCCAAATGAATATGGACAACTGATAGGTTCTATTTGCGATGATTATGATTATAAATTAGTTGCAAAAGCAGATGAAAATCAAAAAGTATCTATTCGAATATACAGAGAAGAGTATGACTTAGAAAGAATAAATCCAAAACTATTTGATTATCAAGAAATGAAGGAAGATAAATTTACATTAAAGTCATTTCAAAAAGGTTATTGGGATAAAGAAACTACATTTTCTAAATTATTACCAGGTTATGAAGAAGTTGATGCAAAGAATAACTTAGGAAATATTGGAACTTTTGAGTTTACATTATATTTTATGAAAAAAGATTATCTGACAAAAGATATTGAAAAGTTTTTTTATAAAAAATTCAATTCTAATGAACGTAAAGCTTGGCTTGACAAATTTGGTGGAATAAAAATTTTTAGAGATGACTTTAGAGTACGTCCTTATGGAGAATCTAAAGATAGTGCTTTTGATTGGTTAGGATTAGGTGGTATAAAAAGTAAAAGTCCTGCTCCAATAGCACATAAGTCAAGAGGCTGGAAAGTTGGACCATCACATATATCAGGTGCGATTAATATATCCAGAATAGGAAATATTAATTTTCAAGATAAATCAAGTAGAGAGGGTTTACAAGAGAATGAAAGCTTCAAAATATTTAAAGAAATAATTATATCTATAATAAAAGTTTTTGAAAAAGACCGTGCACAAATTGCATATATGATGAATAAATTAGACTATGATGTCAACTTTGATAGAAGACAACAAGAGGAAGCAGACAAATTAGCAAAAAGAATATTAGAAGAACAAGAGAGACGAAGAAAAAACAATAAGTCAGGCACAGAAGAAGATTCTGAAAAAATTCAATTGGCACAGTCTAATAAAGATAAAGATGCAAAAATTGAAAAGTTAGAAGATGAGCAAAAAACACTTAGAGGTATGGCGAGTAGTGGTATTGTTATAGCTTCATTTACTCATGAACTTGGTAATTTAAATGAAAAGTTACAAAGTAGAATGGAAAAATTAAAACAGTTATTTGCAAGGAAAGTTTCTGAAGATACATTTCAAGATGTACAAGATTATATGAATCCTTATATATTGATGGAAGAAATGCAAAAACAAGATAATAAATTAAGTAACTGGTTAAAGTTTTCATTGGCATCAGCAAGAAGAGATAAAAGAAAAAGAAAAAAAATAAACTTAATAAATTATTTTGAAAATTTTAAAAATTCTTGGGAATCAGTACTCCAACATAGACATATTACTTTTAAACTTAATATATTAAAAAAAGACTTATATGAAATGAGATTTTTTGAAATAGATATAGATAGTATTTACAATAATTTATTAGTTAATTCAATTGAAGCTATGTCAAAAGAGAAAACAAGAGAGATTACAATTAGTTTAAATTCAAATGACAAAGAAATAATTATTGACTATACTGATACTGGAAAAGGCTTATCAAAGGACATAGAAAATCCATATGATATATTTGAACCTTTATATACTACAAAAAGAAATAAACATACTGGTGAGGTAATTGGTACAGGTTTAGGAATGTGGATTATAAAAACGATTGTAAAAGATTATGATGGTAGTTATAGTTTAGTATATCCAAAAAATGGTGGGTTTGGATTAAGAATCTCATTTATTAAAAAATATTTAAATAGGAGTTAG
- a CDS encoding pentapeptide repeat-containing protein — protein sequence MSTNDKNKKAFSYKFLDRRGRNFLYKNFNKSSSFNANFSEAIFSGTSFIGTKFKICSFYGSTFNGCLLQGTLFNKCNLTNATFENTIIISSSFKNTKLRGCKFYNCKIFSTKLKPIIPERNLTNSTFLDKVPDSKNFNQELLYTIESLRANDYIRRSKVLHRKKGLLNTISIEVLVSEFGENFLIENLPELANITTNEFHTLSYIQNLLKKIQKNDTI from the coding sequence TTGTCCACAAATGATAAAAATAAAAAAGCATTTAGCTATAAGTTTTTAGATAGAAGAGGAAGGAATTTTTTATACAAGAACTTTAATAAATCCTCTAGTTTTAATGCAAATTTTTCTGAAGCTATTTTTTCAGGTACTTCATTTATCGGTACTAAATTTAAGATTTGTAGTTTTTACGGATCTACCTTTAACGGATGTTTATTGCAAGGAACATTGTTTAATAAATGTAATTTAACAAATGCAACTTTTGAGAATACAATTATTATATCTTCTAGTTTTAAGAATACAAAATTAAGGGGTTGTAAATTTTATAATTGCAAAATATTTAGTACAAAATTAAAACCTATCATTCCTGAAAGGAATCTAACTAATAGTACATTTTTAGATAAAGTGCCTGATAGTAAAAATTTTAATCAAGAATTACTTTATACTATTGAAAGTCTCAGAGCTAATGATTATATTAGAAGATCTAAAGTTTTACATAGAAAGAAAGGTTTATTAAATACAATTTCAATTGAAGTTTTAGTATCTGAATTTGGAGAAAATTTTTTAATTGAAAACTTACCAGAACTTGCGAATATTACAACCAATGAATTCCACACCCTAAGTTATATTCAGAATTTATTAAAAAAAATACAAAAGAATGATACAATTTAA
- a CDS encoding class I SAM-dependent DNA methyltransferase translates to MNQSIYNYLKNYDNNVDSINRLLASAFVNVKNIRIKHNQYIKSLIITENCQNEYNNLQEFIKLIKRVDKEFCFEELLELFEFVISPSDKLVNGAIYTPENIRKYITKQSFNELSNKSINEIKIADIACGCGGFLIDASLELRQKTNKSFKQIFQENIFGLDIQKYSIERTEILLSLLAIIHGEDEIQFNFNLYAADSLEFEWKKEDEQIKKNGGFDLILGNPPYVCSRNMDNKTKELMKKWSTSKTGHPDLYIPFFEIGHKLLTNNGVLGFITVNTFMNSVNGRAIREYFSEEKVLLKIIDFKDEQIFKSRMTYTCICLLEKKVSDFVYYTSTKEVNLQDVSTLEFNKDSYESLDTQKGWSLKNSQLVTRLESIGRPFGKIYNTKSGIATLKNHVYIFKSIKEDKKYFYMEDGTAIEKDVCKEIINSNNLNRYDDIDNLKEKIIFPYTHNKNNQAVIIEEEIFSLKFPKAYAYLLTKKELLATRDKGNGKYPVWYAFGRTQSLDKIKHKLFFPQLVKQGFKAVLNSDENLYFYNGMAAYSENKRNLHILQKLIVSSVAWSYIENKCKHYASGYFGLGKNYLKDFGIYDFTEKEVKFLLAKINYEELDNFITSKYTT, encoded by the coding sequence TTGAATCAGTCAATATATAATTATTTAAAAAATTATGATAATAATGTCGATTCAATAAATAGGCTTTTAGCATCTGCTTTTGTTAATGTTAAAAATATTAGAATAAAGCATAATCAATATATAAAAAGTTTAATAATTACAGAAAATTGTCAAAATGAATATAATAATCTTCAAGAGTTTATTAAGTTAATAAAGAGAGTAGATAAAGAGTTTTGTTTTGAAGAACTTCTTGAGCTTTTTGAATTTGTTATTTCTCCTTCCGATAAGCTTGTTAATGGCGCAATTTATACTCCAGAAAATATTAGAAAATATATAACTAAACAATCATTTAACGAACTATCCAATAAATCTATTAATGAAATAAAGATAGCTGATATTGCTTGTGGCTGTGGAGGATTTTTAATAGATGCTAGTCTTGAACTCAGACAAAAAACAAATAAATCTTTTAAACAAATTTTTCAGGAAAATATTTTTGGCCTAGATATTCAAAAATATAGTATTGAAAGAACAGAAATATTACTTTCTCTGTTGGCGATTATTCATGGTGAAGATGAAATACAATTTAATTTCAATTTATATGCTGCTGATTCATTAGAGTTTGAATGGAAAAAAGAAGATGAACAAATTAAAAAGAATGGTGGTTTTGATTTAATATTAGGTAATCCTCCTTATGTTTGTTCAAGAAATATGGATAATAAAACAAAAGAACTTATGAAAAAATGGAGTACAAGTAAAACTGGACATCCTGATTTATATATTCCATTTTTTGAAATAGGTCATAAATTATTGACAAATAATGGTGTCTTAGGCTTTATAACTGTAAATACATTTATGAATAGTGTAAATGGTCGAGCTATAAGAGAATACTTTAGTGAAGAAAAAGTACTCTTAAAAATAATAGATTTTAAAGATGAACAGATATTTAAGTCAAGAATGACATATACGTGTATATGTTTATTGGAAAAGAAGGTATCAGATTTTGTGTATTATACCAGTACCAAGGAAGTAAATTTACAAGATGTTTCAACGCTAGAATTTAACAAAGATAGTTATGAAAGTTTAGATACTCAAAAGGGATGGAGTTTAAAGAATAGTCAGTTAGTAACAAGATTAGAATCCATAGGAAGACCATTTGGAAAAATATATAACACTAAAAGTGGTATAGCCACATTAAAAAATCATGTGTATATTTTTAAATCAATTAAAGAAGATAAAAAATATTTTTATATGGAAGATGGAACAGCTATAGAAAAAGATGTATGTAAAGAAATTATAAATTCAAATAACTTAAATAGATATGATGATATTGATAATTTGAAAGAAAAAATTATTTTCCCTTATACCCATAATAAAAATAATCAAGCAGTTATTATTGAAGAAGAAATATTCTCATTGAAATTTCCTAAAGCATATGCTTATCTACTTACAAAAAAAGAATTACTAGCGACTAGAGATAAGGGAAATGGAAAATATCCTGTTTGGTATGCATTTGGTAGAACACAATCCCTAGATAAGATTAAGCACAAATTATTTTTTCCACAGCTTGTTAAACAAGGCTTTAAAGCTGTATTGAATAGTGATGAGAACTTGTACTTTTATAATGGAATGGCAGCATATTCAGAAAATAAAAGAAACTTACATATACTTCAAAAGCTTATAGTCTCAAGTGTGGCATGGAGTTATATAGAAAATAAATGTAAACATTATGCATCAGGATATTTTGGATTAGGGAAAAATTATTTAAAAGACTTTGGAATATATGATTTTACTGAAAAAGAAGTGAAATTTTTACTTGCTAAAATAAATTATGAGGAACTTGATAATTTTATTACATCCAAATATACAACTTAA
- a CDS encoding helix-turn-helix domain-containing protein — protein MKECSISDENMNEIYKTIGKNVKRIRKDKGVSQLVLALAIGHKAVGTVSMAELCINGKHFNIEHLYKIADVLEVDVCEFFKDT, from the coding sequence GTGAAAGAGTGTTCGATTTCAGATGAAAATATGAATGAAATCTATAAAACAATTGGCAAAAATGTTAAACGAATCAGAAAAGACAAAGGTGTGTCACAATTGGTTCTTGCTCTTGCGATTGGTCACAAAGCAGTAGGTACGGTATCTATGGCAGAGCTTTGCATAAATGGTAAACATTTTAATATTGAACATCTTTACAAGATAGCAGATGTGCTTGAAGTGGATGTATGTGAGTTCTTCAAAGATACTTGA
- a CDS encoding cupin domain-containing protein, with protein sequence MKQKFYSFLQDIPNSSKEEIFETIAKNESVRIERIISYGQVSPKDFWYDQDEDEFVIILDGNAEIEYDDGTKYKLSKGDSLYIDAHQKHKVVYTSNPAVWLAIFLAK encoded by the coding sequence ATGAAGCAAAAATTTTATAGCTTTTTACAAGATATTCCAAACTCTTCCAAAGAAGAAATTTTCGAAACTATAGCTAAAAATGAGAGTGTAAGAATTGAAAGAATAATCTCTTATGGACAAGTATCACCTAAAGATTTTTGGTACGATCAAGACGAAGATGAATTTGTGATTATTTTAGATGGAAATGCTGAAATAGAATATGATGATGGAACAAAATATAAACTTTCAAAAGGTGATTCTCTGTACATAGATGCTCATCAAAAACACAAAGTAGTATATACTTCAAATCCAGCTGTATGGTTAGCAATATTTTTGGCTAAATAA
- a CDS encoding fructosamine kinase family protein, which yields MEAFFKKKNQTQFKDSLLKEVDGLNALSKALKFQDKLLIPKIYNFDEDVLNIEMIQSCPSTKETSSILGKMLAKMHKQVYEHYGYNQDNYIGLNPQKNTLSDNWGSFFVEYRLGFQVSLIQDTDIKDHFHEVLDLHSKKLESFLNENTKHPSLVHGDLWSGNVMFDSNEAYLIDPAVYYGDREVDLAMTHMFGGFDNNFYNAYEKEYPLSKHYTTKEVLYNLYHYLNHYNLFGTGYLGRCEDGFNLIKSL from the coding sequence ATGGAAGCTTTCTTTAAAAAAAAGAATCAAACACAATTTAAAGACTCTCTACTAAAAGAAGTAGATGGTTTAAATGCACTCTCAAAAGCACTAAAATTTCAAGACAAACTGCTAATACCAAAAATATATAATTTTGATGAAGATGTATTAAATATTGAGATGATCCAATCTTGTCCTTCAACTAAAGAGACCTCATCAATCCTTGGAAAAATGCTTGCAAAGATGCATAAACAAGTGTATGAGCACTATGGATATAACCAAGACAACTACATAGGACTGAATCCTCAAAAAAATACTCTTTCAGATAATTGGGGAAGTTTTTTTGTTGAGTATAGACTTGGCTTTCAAGTATCTCTTATTCAAGACACAGATATAAAAGATCATTTTCATGAGGTTTTAGATTTGCACAGCAAAAAGCTAGAAAGCTTTTTAAATGAAAATACAAAACACCCTAGTCTTGTGCATGGAGATCTATGGAGCGGAAATGTTATGTTTGACTCTAATGAAGCATACTTAATAGACCCGGCAGTATATTATGGGGACAGGGAAGTAGACTTGGCAATGACTCATATGTTTGGAGGGTTTGATAACAATTTTTACAATGCTTATGAAAAAGAGTACCCTCTTTCGAAACACTATACTACAAAAGAGGTGCTTTATAATCTTTACCACTATCTAAACCACTACAACCTTTTTGGGACTGGATACCTAGGCAGATGTGAAGATGGATTTAACCTTATTAAATCTCTATAG
- a CDS encoding bacteriohemerythrin produces the protein MNQCNSIEWSELYTLGDEKVDSEHKKLFELAKSIEENRGSINFKNTIEELVSYTKVHFANEEKYMGTFQYNKLPEHKKIHKAIVANLQNIISTFNSSDDEQTYNKILDFVKNGLVQHIMIEDKKVQHFKRDIKVLRNMFTWKDDYLLENKEIDDDHQKLFMIAFKAFSHEDKEEPKKHIKGVILELNQYMKEHFSREEDFMDSIGYPLLEEHKALHERIIDQINELLHRIPTMSLVEFERELLASIDIWLVNHIIHEDHKIICYLKEQENAIDLDDLDNMDENINSIRDIDAAKRV, from the coding sequence ATGAATCAATGTAACTCTATAGAATGGTCTGAACTTTATACTCTTGGGGATGAAAAAGTAGATTCAGAGCATAAAAAATTATTTGAATTAGCAAAAAGTATTGAAGAAAATAGGGGTAGTATTAACTTCAAAAATACAATAGAAGAGTTAGTAAGTTATACTAAGGTTCACTTTGCCAATGAAGAGAAGTATATGGGTACTTTTCAGTATAACAAGCTTCCAGAACACAAAAAAATACATAAAGCCATTGTGGCAAACCTGCAAAATATAATTAGCACTTTTAATTCTTCAGATGATGAGCAAACCTATAATAAAATTTTAGACTTTGTAAAAAACGGTCTAGTTCAGCATATTATGATAGAGGATAAAAAAGTTCAACATTTTAAACGAGATATCAAAGTATTGAGAAATATGTTTACTTGGAAGGATGATTATTTACTAGAAAATAAAGAGATTGACGATGATCACCAAAAATTATTTATGATAGCATTTAAAGCTTTTTCACATGAAGACAAAGAAGAACCTAAGAAGCATATAAAGGGAGTGATCTTAGAGTTAAACCAATATATGAAAGAACATTTTAGTAGAGAAGAAGATTTTATGGACTCTATAGGGTATCCTCTGCTTGAAGAGCATAAAGCTTTACATGAAAGAATAATAGATCAAATTAACGAACTTTTGCATAGGATTCCAACTATGTCACTTGTTGAGTTTGAAAGAGAACTTCTGGCATCAATAGATATATGGCTGGTAAATCATATAATACATGAAGATCACAAAATTATATGCTATTTAAAAGAACAAGAAAATGCAATAGACTTGGATGATTTAGATAATATGGATGAAAATATAAACTCAATTAGAGATATAGATGCTGCTAAGAGAGTTTAG
- a CDS encoding HNH endonuclease yields the protein MTYSIQEKKPERDYTGTKYNTYGAYKPYLRENFNKRCGYCDGLDVYAGGSQGFQIDHFKPKKLFPDLETEYENLVYSCPYCNRSKWDYWRDDKGFIDPCSDLYSETLYRNDKGQIKYYDGCEQGEYIHQKLKLDLRRHELIWIIEKLKKQSDDLDALSDSLGEDHPEELTILREFKNVQKEIKKYTNLFYDEI from the coding sequence ATGACATACTCAATACAAGAAAAAAAACCGGAAAGAGACTACACTGGGACAAAGTATAACACTTATGGTGCATATAAACCTTATCTAAGAGAAAATTTCAATAAGAGGTGTGGTTATTGTGATGGACTAGATGTTTATGCTGGAGGATCGCAAGGATTTCAAATTGACCATTTTAAGCCAAAAAAACTTTTTCCTGATTTAGAAACAGAGTATGAAAATTTAGTTTACTCTTGTCCTTATTGCAATAGGTCAAAATGGGATTACTGGAGGGATGATAAAGGTTTTATAGACCCTTGTAGTGATTTATATAGTGAAACATTATATAGAAATGATAAAGGACAAATTAAATATTATGATGGTTGTGAGCAAGGTGAGTATATACACCAAAAACTCAAATTAGATTTAAGACGACATGAGTTAATATGGATTATAGAAAAGCTTAAAAAACAAAGCGATGATCTTGATGCTCTATCTGACAGTTTAGGAGAAGACCATCCAGAAGAGTTAACTATATTAAGAGAATTCAAAAATGTACAAAAAGAAATTAAAAAATATACAAATCTTTTTTATGACGAGATATAG
- a CDS encoding histone deacetylase gives MRQTAFIYDEMYLNHNTGENHPENVNRLKSILNAIKPIKNNLLIIKPDKAPVETLELVHSKKHIYMIEEKCKKTEEIDIDTQVSKESFDAALMAVCAGIKAIELIRENKIKNAFCAVRPPGHHANRNKSMGFCLFNNIAIAARYAQSVGYSKVIIIDFDAHHGNGTQDIFYEDDTVFYFSTHEYLSFPGSGKSNTSGKGLGKGYTRNFPLKSDTTDEDLIGIYKNNLTEEVKRFQPHIILVSAGYDLHIDDPLTFLQISDYGIKEIVEIIINISNVPKVFMLEGGYNLDVLGKCVYNTLKIMCTER, from the coding sequence ATGCGACAAACAGCATTCATATATGACGAGATGTATTTAAATCACAATACAGGTGAAAATCATCCTGAAAATGTAAATAGACTTAAATCAATTCTTAATGCAATAAAGCCAATAAAAAATAACTTATTGATCATAAAGCCAGATAAAGCACCTGTTGAGACATTAGAACTTGTTCATTCTAAAAAGCACATATATATGATTGAAGAAAAATGCAAAAAAACTGAAGAGATAGATATTGATACACAAGTGTCAAAAGAATCTTTTGATGCTGCTTTAATGGCAGTTTGTGCAGGTATTAAAGCAATAGAATTAATAAGAGAAAATAAAATAAAAAATGCTTTTTGTGCAGTTAGACCACCTGGACATCACGCAAATAGAAATAAAAGTATGGGATTTTGTTTATTTAACAATATTGCTATAGCAGCACGTTACGCACAGTCAGTAGGATATAGCAAAGTAATAATTATTGACTTTGATGCACATCATGGCAATGGTACACAAGACATTTTTTATGAAGATGATACAGTATTCTATTTTAGTACACATGAATATCTTTCTTTCCCGGGTAGTGGAAAATCAAATACTTCCGGTAAAGGACTTGGAAAAGGTTACACACGAAATTTCCCACTCAAAAGTGATACTACGGATGAAGATCTAATAGGCATTTACAAAAATAACTTAACAGAAGAGGTAAAAAGATTTCAACCACATATTATTTTAGTATCCGCAGGTTATGATTTACATATTGACGATCCTCTGACATTCTTACAAATAAGCGATTATGGAATCAAAGAGATAGTTGAAATAATTATCAATATTTCAAATGTTCCAAAAGTTTTTATGCTTGAAGGTGGTTATAATTTAGATGTATTAGGAAAATGTGTGTACAACACACTAAAAATTATGTGCACAGAAAGATAG
- a CDS encoding HD-GYP domain-containing protein codes for MFKKFKNNSLILFFIRLIGVFIIVTFLGFVGIYKYYEHEQAKEIDVIINKGLQAYATEMMVISSLEKELEELSKKTQSQIDSGELLRIELIDSNKKTLLNKSTSLPSYIEEMFESLSIEQNKKASYHMIPMNNGAVALIFTKLLHIEHMPDLQIKIALPISKETIESMRNKMRDVFISISIILLLVVFAIFPIIYRQYRDLKDTEERLLSSNIDTILALGNAIALRDSDTNAHNYRVTYYTIRIAEVLKVPKDTFVSLINGALLHDIGKIGITDTILLKPGPLNETEFKQMQQHVELGVEMLTPLSWLYDAIPIIKEHHEKYDGSGYPHGLKGEEISLVARIFAVADVFDALCSNRPYKEAFTLERSLELLREGSGTHFDPLVLEAFYTIATEVHLEMTTKNETELLTLLTAYLESYWHRML; via the coding sequence ATGTTTAAAAAATTTAAAAACAATAGCTTGATCCTTTTCTTCATACGTTTGATAGGGGTATTTATCATCGTAACTTTCTTAGGTTTTGTAGGTATTTATAAATATTACGAACATGAGCAGGCCAAAGAGATTGATGTTATTATTAACAAAGGTCTTCAAGCATATGCAACAGAAATGATGGTTATCAGCTCTTTAGAAAAAGAACTCGAAGAACTCTCAAAAAAAACACAAAGCCAAATAGACTCTGGAGAATTGTTACGCATAGAGCTTATAGATAGTAACAAAAAGACTTTACTAAACAAAAGTACCTCTCTACCTTCTTATATAGAAGAGATGTTTGAGAGTTTGAGCATTGAACAAAATAAAAAAGCATCTTATCATATGATCCCAATGAATAACGGTGCAGTCGCATTAATTTTTACAAAATTATTACATATAGAACATATGCCAGATTTACAGATTAAAATAGCTTTGCCTATCTCTAAAGAGACTATAGAGTCTATGAGAAATAAAATGCGAGATGTATTTATAAGTATTTCGATTATTTTACTACTCGTTGTATTTGCCATATTTCCTATTATATACCGTCAGTATCGTGATTTGAAAGACACTGAAGAGAGGCTTCTATCTAGTAATATTGATACTATTTTAGCACTTGGGAATGCTATTGCACTTCGTGACAGCGATACAAATGCTCATAACTATAGAGTTACTTACTACACAATTAGAATAGCAGAGGTTTTAAAAGTACCTAAAGATACTTTTGTGTCTTTAATTAACGGAGCATTGTTACATGATATAGGTAAAATAGGTATCACCGATACAATATTACTAAAACCGGGTCCACTCAATGAAACAGAATTCAAACAGATGCAGCAGCATGTTGAACTAGGTGTTGAGATGCTTACACCGCTTAGTTGGTTATATGATGCAATACCTATAATAAAAGAACATCATGAAAAATATGACGGTAGTGGTTATCCTCATGGACTAAAGGGAGAAGAGATTAGTTTAGTAGCTCGTATTTTTGCCGTGGCAGATGTTTTTGATGCTCTTTGTTCAAACCGTCCTTATAAAGAAGCTTTTACTTTAGAGAGAAGTTTAGAGTTGCTCCGTGAAGGTTCAGGAACACATTTTGATCCTTTAGTACTTGAAGCATTTTATACAATTGCTACAGAAGTTCACTTGGAAATGACAACAAAAAATGAAACAGAACTTTTAACACTTCTTACTGCTTATTTAGAGAGTTATTGGCATAGAATGTTGTAA